The Thermosynechococcus sp. CL-1 genomic interval CCAGCTACTAAAGACCTGACCAATCAAATCTTGGCGATCGCTAATTTCTTCATTGAGATCGACCCAGAACCAGAGGCTAATGGGAATCAGTACCAAGGCCATAAATCCCGTGACGTAGGCCACTGGCCACTGGGGCATCATCAGATATACCGTAATTGCCAATAGACTGGACACCCGCCAATAGATAATCAGCAGTTGAGTAATGGCTGGCACATTCTGAATCGTTGACCACAAGAGCAGGATCAAGGGAATAACGACTGTAAACAGTACCGCCAAGCGGTAGTCCATCCACACGAGCGAGCGCAGAAGTTCCAAGGACATGGCAGGCCACAGACCCAAGTGCAACGGTTCTATTATTAGGGATCGCCTTCCCAAGGCACAAGGCTAGAGCGATCGCACGCGTTCATACCAACGCATCAGAATGGCTGCTAACTTTTGCGAATCATGGCGCACGGTTGGCGTGGATTCGTCCATCACATCAGCAAGGATCAGCCGACAGTTTTGGCGGGTCAGGGCTTCCCGATCAATAGCCACAGCGGTACTTCCCTGCTGCGCATAGCGTTCAAGGTGAGCAGCACTGGGGGGATATTTTTGCACCAGCACTGCATCAAACAGGCGATCGCCCGTGACCGCATCAAGAGCACGCACATGATCACTCACAGCATAGCCATCGGTTTCCCCCGGCTGCGTCATAATGTTGCAGACGTAAACACAGGGGCACTGCCGCTCCGCTAGGGCTTGGGCAATCTCAGGCACCAAAAGATTGGGAATGATACTCGTATAGAGACTGCCGGGGCCAAGGATAATGTAGTCGGCTTCATGGAGAGCTTGAATGGCGCGGGGTAGGGCTTTGGGGGCAGGGGGAGAGCAACCAATTTCGACAATTTTGCCGCGGGCGGCTGTAATGTTGGACTCCCCATGAATGAGGCGACCATCGGCAAGGCGTGCCCAAAGGGTCATATCTGTTAGGGTGGCTGGCAACACTTGACCACGAATGGCCAAGACCGCTGAACTGGTGGCGATCGCTCGCTCCAGATCCCCCGTGATATTTGTCATCGCCGTCAGAAACAAATTGCCAAAACTGTGCCCCGCCAAGCCATCGCCCGCCTCAAAGCGGTACTGAAAGAGTTCGGTGACGATTTTCTCCTCATCCGCTAGCGCCGCCAAGCAGTTGCGAATATCCCCCGGTGGCAGCACCCCAATTTCTCGCCGCAGTCGTCCGGATGAGCCGCCATCATCGGCCATCGTCACAATGGCAGTGATATTGGAACTATAGAGCTTGAGTCCCCGCAAGAGGGTTGACAGCCCCGTACCGCCCCCAATGGCCACAATTTTCGGGCCTCGCCCCAAGCGCCGATGGGTGAGGAGTCGCTCCACAAGCGCCTTATCGTCCTCTGGCAGTAGGACTTCCGTAATGGAACCAAGGGTACGGGCATAGCCCCAAGCAATCAGTGCCAACCCCCCAAGCAGCAGTAAAGGGCCACTGATGTAGCTGGGCACAAAACGGGCAATACTTTGAACAAACTGCTCTAGAAATTGCAGGAAGTAAAAAATGGGGGTGAGGTTGATGCTAATGGCAAAGCCCAGACTAGCCAGCAAAACGCCAACTGCACTAATTAGGAGCCATCGTTTCACCAGTAGCCCAGGGAGCAACCATTGGGACCACAAACGGATTTTACGACGGGCTGGACGCAGTCTTGCTGAGAGTTGTTGAGCCTTATTCGCTCTCCTCATCCGCACCAATACCCAAATAGGTTTTACCGAGGTAGCGGGCGAGGCGCTGGAGTGGATTGGTCACTTGGGTTTGGTGTTCAGCGTGGTCACTATTCACAGGAACGCCTAAAATGCCTGAAAATTCGTCATCACTGATTTCCCCCGCCTGATGTTGGGCAAAGGAATCCACCACCTGCACCAGTTCATCGGTGGAAAACTCAAAACCATGCTGACTGGCAAAATCCACCACTTTCGGTGCCATTTTTCCCCGCAGCGCGGCCAGTTCCTCGGCATCGAGTTCGGCAGCCCCGCTGATATTGCCATCCCCTACCCCCAGAAGGTTTTCCAATTCATCCCGCAGTTTGGCATCCTCAGCGGTCTTTTGCATGAACGCTAATACCTGTGCCGTGGCCATAGGCTTCCTTCCTTCGGTCAGTAAACGTCTGCACGAACCGATTGGATTATAACATTCTCTAATGAGAGTATTTTTAGGCAACAGTTCTTAAGAAGGGTACCTCGACCACTTGGGCAGTCACGCCCTCTGGGGTGTGCAACGTCAACCCAGCACCGCCCACTTTTGTGCGCACATAGCCGAGGCCAAAGGCACCCTTCTCTAGGGGAGTACAACTGGTGAGCAGACCCACTTTTTCACCGGCTAGGAGTAAGGGGGTGGGGGGTGTCACTACGGCACTTAAGTCCAGTCCCCAGAGATGTTGTTTGACCCCTTGGTAGGTGTTGAGGCGAGCGATCGTTTCTTGGCCAATGTAGCAGCCCTTATTGAAAGAAATCGTATGCCCCAGTCGGGCTTCGAGGGGGTTATAGTCTTCGGTGAGTTCAGCCTCGGCAGCCGGACGGCCTTGGCGGATGCGTAGGTGCTCCCAGTCGGCATCACTCAGTTGGGGATAGGGATGAAGTAAATCGCTGAGGGGGCGATCGCTCCAAAGGGTGAAACCCGGAATTGCTAGGCCACTGGTGGCAGCAAGGGTTAAGGGAACACCTTCGTGGGTGACAGTGACATGATCATAGGGATGCGCTAATCCTTCAAGACCAAATTGAGCGCTGATCTTCTCAGCAACACTCCCAAAAACTCGATAGCAGTAGCTCTCAGCAGTGCGATCGCTCACCTGCACATCGTCGCCAAAGAAGATGTACTTATCGAGCCATTTCAAGAGAAACTCGCGGCGCTGCGGTGACACCAGTAGATCCACCCACTCCCTATGAACAAGTAGGGTGACAAGATCAAGGGTGCGCGCCGTCGAGGTCAGAAAAACCGTATCTGCCCCTTGGCCGGGTTGCAAGACAAGACAGTTATTGGAGCTTTGATTGTGCAAAAACTTCAGGCGATCGCCCCCCGTAAGGCGTAGACGTCCCCAATGACTGCAATCATAGACTGCCCCACTGGCAGAGACTATTTCCAGTAGATCCGTCATTCTTTTACTCCTAAGAGAAGTAAGTCCCGCTCAAGGAGCGATCGCACCCCTGCAAGATTGAAGCCCGGTTGCTCAGCTAATACCTCAGCCACGTTTTTTTGACCCGTCGCAGCCGTCAGGAATTGCTGCTCAGCCTGATTGAGCTGAATCACATCATAGTGACAGTTAAAGACACAGGCTCCTGGCCAGCCATCTAAGCAGGGGTGTCGCCACGGAATGGCCACCAGCAGAGCCGCATCCTCAGACCAATCGTGACGGGGCAGCGGCGGCTTGGCCAAAAAGAACTCAAAGTGGGTCATTGCCTCAGGGTCAAGGCATTCAATGAGTTGATATTGCTGGATCGGATCTAAGTGCTGTGCCCGGTGCAAAAGTTCTGGCTGCGTGCCCAACAGCCGCTCCAACCGCCAAACTTGGGGATTGGAAAAGCCAACGAATTCTAGGCCAGAGGCAGCAATAAGATCAAAGAGGCTGGCGATCGTGTAGTCAATTTCTTGGGGATGCACATACATATCAGCAAAGCATTCATCCCGCTGATTTTCGAGGCTCCAGCGCTCCTGCTCGCGCTTTTTCAGGCGGTTGTTCTGCGGCAATGCGGCAAAGAGTTGTCGTCCAATGGCCACCCCCTCGCGATAGTTGTGGCGATCGCTCCCTAGAAGGAGGGCAATGGCCTGCTGCATCAGTTTAATTTCCCAGCGACCGTAGGCTCCATAAACAAAGATGTGCAAAATGCCGCCGGGGGCAAGAACATCGGCGAGAGCTTGAATACCCCGCTGCGGATCCGGCAGATGGTGCAGCACGCCCACACAGTTAATCATCTGGAACCTTTGCCCCAGTTGTGCCACATCCTCTAGGCTTAGGTGGTGAAATTCGACATTGGTGGCGCCCGATCGCCGGCAGCGTTCGCGGGCAATCTCCAAAGCACCCTCACTGAGATCCAACGCGGTAATCTTTGCCTGCGGATTCAAATGGGCGAGATATTCCGTTCCTACACCAGTGCCACAACCGGCATCGAGAATGGCAACCTCTAACTGGGAGGGATAGCGTCCTGTGCAAAAGCTATAGGCCGCCGGCCAAGACCAGCGCCAGTTGTACCCCGGTGGTGGCTCATCAAGGAGCGGTTCCGGCGGAAAAGGATAGGTATTGTACAGTTGCCGCACAGCAGCAGTAATCTCAGCCGCCGAGGTCATGATGGTTCCCTTTGAGATAAGCGTCGTAATAATTCTCGGGTGGTTGCCTCTGGGTCAGCCGCATCCATAATGGCGCGGACAACGGCCACCTGAGTCGCCCCGGCCTTGACCACCTCATCAATGTTACTGAGATCAATGCCGCCAATGGCAAACTGCGGCATCGGGGCGTGTTTGCGGGCGTATTGGAGATAGTCAAAGCCCACAGCCGCTTTACCGGGCTTGGTAGGAGTCGCAAAAATCGGCCCAACACCCACATAATCGGCACCTTCAGCAATGGCGCGCTCCAGTTCTTGGGGATTGGTGGTCGAGCGTCCCACGAGGCGATCGCGCCCTAAAATTTGCCGAGCCAGTTCCATGGGAATATCCGTCTGTCCGAGGTGGACACCATCGGCATTGGCACCAACGGCAATATCCACGCGATCGTTGACCAAAAACAGGGCGCCGTAGCGTTGGCACAGCGCTTGTAACTGGCGAGCCGTGGTTAGACGGGTGTGATCATCACTGGTTTTGTCGCGGTATTGCACAAGGGGCAGTCCCCCCTTCAAAGCAGCTTCGACGGTTGCCAGCAGGCGATCGCTGGGGGCAGTCACCAGATAGAGCTTTGCCCCTTGCAGGCGTTGCGCTCGAGCTTGGCGCGGGTTGAGGATCAGGGCTTGCTCGAGAATGTAAACGCGATAGCGGAGGGCTTTGGCGGTGTCACTCAGCTCAGTGTCCGTCAATTTCGCGTATTCTTCAATCACCCGCAGGGCTTCTTGGACACGGGCAAAGTTAGCGGTGAGCACCTCGCTGAGGGTCTGGCGATCGCGCTCTTGGGGATGACTCAAAGCAGTCCCCGGATCCTGATCCGTTTGTCGTGCCGCCCGCAACTCTGGGGTATGGTAGCGGCCAAGGGTTTGGCGCAAATCTTTACATTCTGCACTCAGGGCAGCATCTTCGCGGCCAAAGCGGCACCATTCCTCAATCACCCGCAGACCTTCGCGGGCACGGTCAAGGTTGGCATCGAGAATCCGCCGGATGCGTTGCCCCTCAAATCCGGGAGCTAAATTTTGCATAGCACGTCCGAT includes:
- a CDS encoding DUF3177 family protein — encoded protein: MSLELLRSLVWMDYRLAVLFTVVIPLILLLWSTIQNVPAITQLLIIYWRVSSLLAITVYLMMPQWPVAYVTGFMALVLIPISLWFWVDLNEEISDRQDLIGQVFSSWRWAITLYCTLAAIGQAFYLPCAFVAGAVQTPSCQVWLEPPLMFKDIFHAQARAGTLGFFAAVALVIYLLYLSYFVFVRLPKQGRSATGL
- the yvcK gene encoding gluconeogenesis factor YvcK family protein, translating into MRRANKAQQLSARLRPARRKIRLWSQWLLPGLLVKRWLLISAVGVLLASLGFAISINLTPIFYFLQFLEQFVQSIARFVPSYISGPLLLLGGLALIAWGYARTLGSITEVLLPEDDKALVERLLTHRRLGRGPKIVAIGGGTGLSTLLRGLKLYSSNITAIVTMADDGGSSGRLRREIGVLPPGDIRNCLAALADEEKIVTELFQYRFEAGDGLAGHSFGNLFLTAMTNITGDLERAIATSSAVLAIRGQVLPATLTDMTLWARLADGRLIHGESNITAARGKIVEIGCSPPAPKALPRAIQALHEADYIILGPGSLYTSIIPNLLVPEIAQALAERQCPCVYVCNIMTQPGETDGYAVSDHVRALDAVTGDRLFDAVLVQKYPPSAAHLERYAQQGSTAVAIDREALTRQNCRLILADVMDESTPTVRHDSQKLAAILMRWYERVRSL
- a CDS encoding folate-binding protein YgfZ encodes the protein MTDLLEIVSASGAVYDCSHWGRLRLTGGDRLKFLHNQSSNNCLVLQPGQGADTVFLTSTARTLDLVTLLVHREWVDLLVSPQRREFLLKWLDKYIFFGDDVQVSDRTAESYCYRVFGSVAEKISAQFGLEGLAHPYDHVTVTHEGVPLTLAATSGLAIPGFTLWSDRPLSDLLHPYPQLSDADWEHLRIRQGRPAAEAELTEDYNPLEARLGHTISFNKGCYIGQETIARLNTYQGVKQHLWGLDLSAVVTPPTPLLLAGEKVGLLTSCTPLEKGAFGLGYVRTKVGGAGLTLHTPEGVTAQVVEVPFLRTVA
- a CDS encoding bifunctional 2-polyprenyl-6-hydroxyphenol methylase/3-demethylubiquinol 3-O-methyltransferase UbiG — its product is MTSAAEITAAVRQLYNTYPFPPEPLLDEPPPGYNWRWSWPAAYSFCTGRYPSQLEVAILDAGCGTGVGTEYLAHLNPQAKITALDLSEGALEIARERCRRSGATNVEFHHLSLEDVAQLGQRFQMINCVGVLHHLPDPQRGIQALADVLAPGGILHIFVYGAYGRWEIKLMQQAIALLLGSDRHNYREGVAIGRQLFAALPQNNRLKKREQERWSLENQRDECFADMYVHPQEIDYTIASLFDLIAASGLEFVGFSNPQVWRLERLLGTQPELLHRAQHLDPIQQYQLIECLDPEAMTHFEFFLAKPPLPRHDWSEDAALLVAIPWRHPCLDGWPGACVFNCHYDVIQLNQAEQQFLTAATGQKNVAEVLAEQPGFNLAGVRSLLERDLLLLGVKE
- a CDS encoding thiamine phosphate synthase; the protein is MQNLAPGFEGQRIRRILDANLDRAREGLRVIEEWCRFGREDAALSAECKDLRQTLGRYHTPELRAARQTDQDPGTALSHPQERDRQTLSEVLTANFARVQEALRVIEEYAKLTDTELSDTAKALRYRVYILEQALILNPRQARAQRLQGAKLYLVTAPSDRLLATVEAALKGGLPLVQYRDKTSDDHTRLTTARQLQALCQRYGALFLVNDRVDIAVGANADGVHLGQTDIPMELARQILGRDRLVGRSTTNPQELERAIAEGADYVGVGPIFATPTKPGKAAVGFDYLQYARKHAPMPQFAIGGIDLSNIDEVVKAGATQVAVVRAIMDAADPEATTRELLRRLSQREPS